The proteins below come from a single Micromonospora citrea genomic window:
- a CDS encoding DUF3500 domain-containing protein — MEDPLPEQMRTAGTALLAALDEPARARAALRFDDEQARRWLEYRPRPRPGVCLADLDRAGRKAAHRLLATALSPPAYAQAMAIVALEEVLDRAEGWRRGRHSGDYWVAVFGDPARDDTWAWRLEGHHLSVSMTVAADQVSPAPVFLGANPATVRYAGRPVSRPLGVEEDLARALLDAIGPAGRAAAIVADEAPGDIISATRPRVDAPLEPLGVPGDRLGATGRALLDQLVALYLDRLPAELAIREARRLAPGQLHFAWAGPTGPGQRHYYRVQGDDLLIEYDNTTDDGNHAHTVLRRPASDFGADVLAAHHAESHPTP; from the coding sequence GTGGAAGATCCGCTGCCCGAGCAGATGCGTACCGCCGGCACGGCGCTGCTGGCCGCGCTGGACGAGCCCGCCCGCGCCCGCGCCGCCCTCCGGTTCGACGACGAGCAGGCCCGGCGCTGGTTGGAGTACCGCCCCCGGCCCCGACCCGGGGTCTGCCTGGCCGACCTCGACCGCGCCGGGCGCAAGGCCGCGCACCGGCTGCTGGCCACCGCGCTGAGCCCGCCGGCGTACGCGCAGGCGATGGCGATCGTCGCGCTCGAGGAGGTGCTGGACCGGGCCGAGGGATGGCGGCGGGGCCGGCACAGCGGCGACTACTGGGTGGCCGTCTTCGGCGACCCGGCCCGCGACGACACCTGGGCGTGGCGGCTGGAGGGGCACCACCTCTCGGTGAGCATGACCGTGGCGGCCGACCAGGTCTCCCCCGCGCCGGTCTTCCTCGGCGCCAACCCGGCGACCGTCCGGTACGCCGGCCGCCCGGTCTCGCGCCCACTGGGTGTCGAGGAGGACCTGGCCCGCGCCCTGCTGGACGCCATTGGCCCCGCCGGCCGGGCCGCGGCGATCGTCGCCGACGAGGCGCCCGGGGACATCATCAGCGCGACCCGCCCCCGCGTCGACGCCCCGCTGGAGCCGCTCGGGGTGCCCGGCGACCGGCTCGGGGCCACGGGCCGGGCGCTGCTGGACCAGCTCGTGGCGCTCTATCTCGACCGGCTCCCGGCGGAGCTGGCGATCCGGGAGGCGCGGCGGCTGGCCCCGGGGCAGCTGCACTTCGCATGGGCCGGCCCGACCGGTCCCGGGCAGCGCCACTACTACCGGGTGCAGGGCGACGACCTGCTGATCGAGTACGACAACACGACCGACGACGGCAACCACGCGCACACCGTGCTGCGTCGCCCCGCCAGCGACTTCGGTGCGGACGTCCTGGCCGCCCATCACGCCGAGTCCCACCCCACCCCCTGA
- a CDS encoding ankyrin repeat domain-containing protein, with product MSEELDAETLAFAHRMFDLARDGATDELAANVDAGLPVNLTNGKGDTLLILAAYHAHPETVAALLARGADHSRANDRGQTALAAAAFRSSGDAVRALLAAGADPHHGTPSAVETARFFDLPEMLALLTGPRAG from the coding sequence GTGAGCGAGGAACTCGACGCCGAGACCCTGGCGTTCGCGCACCGGATGTTCGACCTGGCACGCGACGGCGCGACCGACGAGCTGGCCGCGAACGTCGACGCGGGCCTGCCGGTCAACCTGACCAACGGCAAGGGCGACACCCTGCTGATCCTGGCGGCCTACCACGCCCACCCGGAGACCGTCGCCGCCCTGCTGGCGCGGGGCGCCGACCACAGCCGCGCCAACGACCGGGGGCAGACGGCGCTGGCCGCCGCGGCCTTCCGCAGCAGCGGCGACGCGGTCCGGGCACTGCTCGCCGCCGGGGCCGACCCGCACCACGGCACGCCGTCCGCGGTGGAGACGGCCCGCTTCTTCGACCTGCCCGAGATGCTGGCGCTGCTGACCGGGCCGCGGGCCGGCTGA